Proteins encoded within one genomic window of Chitinophaga parva:
- a CDS encoding CPCC family cysteine-rich protein, with amino-acid sequence MQRDGILDKKKMPRACCGYLTFTERSDTCPVCNQKHDLVQEERLYDDDGANKVSLVKARENFRKFGACMDMEF; translated from the coding sequence ATGCAAAGAGACGGCATATTAGACAAAAAGAAAATGCCTCGCGCCTGCTGTGGTTATCTTACATTTACTGAAAGATCTGATACTTGTCCTGTGTGCAATCAGAAGCATGATCTCGTACAGGAGGAGCGTTTGTACGATGACGATGGCGCTAATAAAGTATCCTTGGTCAAGGCAAGAGAAAATTTCAGGAAATTTGGTGCGTGCATGGATATGGAGTTTTAA
- a CDS encoding response regulator transcription factor: MEERKPKILLAEDDTNLGMVLKNYLELNDYDVELCRDGILALAAFRREKFDICLLDIMMPNMDGFKLAEEIRDVDPDIPLFFLSAKTMKEDIIQGYKLGADDYISKPFDSELLLLKIKAILKRNQELSAKEEDLHEFQIGRYHFNSRLRSLEHDGQTQTLSPKENELLRMLCEHKNDLLPRELALKKIWGSDTYFNGRSMDVYIAKLRKYLKDDTHIEIVNIHGNGFRLVVQE, translated from the coding sequence ATGGAAGAACGCAAGCCTAAAATATTACTGGCCGAGGATGACACCAACCTGGGCATGGTATTGAAAAATTACCTGGAACTGAACGACTATGATGTAGAACTGTGCCGCGACGGCATCCTGGCGCTGGCCGCCTTCCGCCGTGAGAAGTTCGACATCTGCCTGCTGGACATTATGATGCCCAACATGGACGGTTTTAAACTGGCCGAAGAGATCCGCGATGTAGACCCGGATATTCCCCTGTTTTTCCTTTCTGCAAAGACGATGAAGGAAGACATCATCCAGGGTTACAAACTGGGTGCGGATGATTACATTTCCAAACCTTTTGACAGTGAATTACTGTTGCTGAAAATAAAGGCCATCCTGAAACGCAACCAGGAACTTTCCGCGAAGGAAGAAGACCTGCACGAGTTCCAGATAGGCCGCTATCATTTCAACTCCCGCCTGCGTAGCCTGGAGCATGATGGACAAACGCAGACGCTCTCCCCGAAAGAGAATGAGCTGCTGCGTATGTTGTGTGAACACAAGAATGACCTGCTGCCGCGTGAACTGGCCCTGAAAAAAATCTGGGGCAGCGATACGTATTTTAACGGCAGGAGCATGGATGTGTACATTGCGAAGCTGCGTAAGTATTTAAAGGATGATACCCATATTGAGATCGTGAACATTCATGGGAATGGATTCCGGTTAGTAGTACAGGAATAG
- the ruvB gene encoding Holliday junction branch migration DNA helicase RuvB, translating to MSNPHLRPDENRLTNAEKEFENSIRPKEILDFSGQDQIIENLKIFIKAAKLRGEALDHVLFHGPPGLGKTTLSRIVANELGVNIKETSGPVIEKPGELAGLLTNLGQHDVLFIDEIHRLSTVVEEYLYSAMEDFRIDIMIDNGPNARSIQINLQPFTLIGATTRSGLLTAPLLSRFGIKSRLEYYSADMLQKIIWRAAEILGTKITSDAAMEIARRSRGTPRIANGLLRRVRDFAQVIGNGVIDLAIAQHSLRALNVDEYGLDEMDNRILNTIIENFKGGPVGITTIATAVGEEAGTLEEVYEPFLIQEGFIKRTPRGREVTEKAYLHLGKTPGKGNGSLLF from the coding sequence ATGTCCAATCCGCATTTAAGGCCAGACGAGAACCGGCTCACCAACGCTGAAAAAGAGTTTGAAAACAGCATACGGCCCAAAGAGATCCTTGATTTCTCCGGGCAGGATCAGATCATCGAAAACCTGAAGATATTTATCAAGGCGGCCAAGCTCCGGGGCGAAGCCCTGGACCATGTGCTGTTCCATGGCCCTCCCGGCCTGGGAAAGACCACCCTGTCGCGCATTGTAGCCAATGAGCTTGGGGTGAATATTAAGGAAACCTCTGGCCCGGTGATAGAAAAACCCGGCGAGCTGGCCGGCCTGCTCACAAACCTGGGCCAGCATGATGTACTCTTCATCGACGAGATCCACCGCCTGAGCACCGTGGTGGAGGAATACCTGTACTCCGCCATGGAGGATTTCCGCATTGATATCATGATCGATAACGGGCCCAATGCGCGGTCTATCCAGATCAATTTGCAGCCCTTTACACTGATAGGCGCCACCACCCGTTCCGGGTTGCTGACGGCGCCCCTGCTCAGCAGGTTTGGCATTAAGTCAAGACTGGAATATTACAGTGCGGATATGCTGCAGAAGATCATCTGGCGCGCCGCGGAAATACTGGGGACCAAGATCACGTCTGATGCGGCCATGGAGATAGCACGCCGCAGCCGGGGTACGCCCCGTATTGCCAACGGCTTGCTGCGCCGTGTGCGGGACTTTGCGCAGGTGATTGGCAATGGAGTGATAGACCTGGCCATTGCGCAGCATAGTTTGCGTGCGCTGAATGTGGATGAATATGGGCTGGATGAGATGGATAACCGGATCCTGAATACGATCATTGAGAATTTTAAAGGTGGTCCTGTGGGGATCACGACCATTGCTACGGCGGTAGGAGAAGAAGCGGGGACGCTGGAGGAGGTGTATGAGCCTTTTCTTATACAGGAAGGGTTTATTAAGCGGACGCCGAGGGGAAGAGAAGTGACGGAGAAGGCGTATCTGCATTTGGGGAAGACGCCGGGGAAGGGGAATGGGAGTCTGTTGTTTTAG